The proteins below are encoded in one region of Candidatus Binatia bacterium:
- the truA gene encoding tRNA pseudouridine(38-40) synthase TruA, which produces MLDERKEREETLRIGVEYDGTAFSGWQRQPRARTVQGELEKAVERIVGAKVTVNGAGRTDAGCHAAGQVASFTAVTRLAPERLRMAMNAHLPPDVRVVEAAFAPRGFHARFRAMRRSYRYLIVPEPAAIRRRLAWARRMRAGAAELNEAVAPLLGEHDFTTFSRQGGDETSPVCRVTRAVWSGSKGALRFDIEADRFLYTMVRRIVSTAIAAAEQGGGPAAVRTALESRRRRLGAPPAPAHGLYLMRVRYPGLGWLPKERMHVVA; this is translated from the coding sequence GTGCTCGATGAACGGAAGGAGCGGGAGGAAACGCTCCGGATCGGGGTGGAATACGACGGGACCGCGTTCAGCGGCTGGCAGCGCCAGCCCCGGGCGCGGACCGTTCAGGGGGAGCTGGAGAAGGCCGTGGAGCGGATCGTGGGCGCCAAGGTCACGGTGAACGGGGCGGGGAGAACCGACGCGGGGTGCCACGCCGCGGGGCAGGTGGCTTCCTTCACGGCGGTCACGAGGCTCGCCCCGGAGCGGCTCCGCATGGCGATGAACGCGCACCTGCCTCCCGACGTCCGGGTGGTCGAGGCGGCGTTCGCGCCGAGGGGCTTCCACGCGCGCTTCCGCGCCATGCGCCGGAGCTATCGCTACCTCATCGTTCCGGAGCCGGCGGCGATCCGAAGGCGGCTGGCCTGGGCGCGCCGGATGCGCGCCGGGGCCGCGGAGCTGAACGAGGCGGTCGCGCCGCTCCTGGGGGAGCACGACTTCACGACCTTTTCGCGGCAGGGCGGGGACGAGACGTCGCCGGTCTGCCGCGTGACCCGCGCGGTGTGGAGCGGTTCCAAGGGCGCCCTCCGCTTCGACATCGAGGCGGACCGGTTCCTGTACACTATGGTACGCCGCATCGTATCGACCGCGATCGCCGCCGCCGAGCAGGGCGGCGGGCCGGCCGCCGTTCGAACGGCGCTCGAATCGAGGCGCCGGCGTCTGGGGGCGCCGCCGGCCCCGGCGCACGGCCTCTATCTCATGCGGGTCCGCTATCCCGGACTCGGATGGCTTCCGAAGGAGCGAATGCATGTCGTCGCTTGA
- a CDS encoding trypsin-like peptidase domain-containing protein, with amino-acid sequence MSSLEAAPRAAKPRGRWPISTLGAGVLFGALLLAALVLATQRPKDRAAETDGKPLYGGPGNEVNLAAAAGSDSVGAAPASLDTSRRTAIVAAAEKVGPSVVTLSVVQTQVVQTSPIPFGDDFFEPFFRDMIPQYRYREQIPSMGSGFIISSNGYVLTNEHVVRNAEKITVILPDGRRFEGKVLGSHPQYDLAVVKIEGKDLPVAKLGTSSDLMVGEWALAIGNPFGFLLNDTQPTVTAGVVSATHRDIKSQASSAGIYKNMIQTDAAINPGNSGGPLVNAKGEVVGINTFIFTKSGGSEGIGFAIPIDAAKKVVDELLKYGKVRNVWIGVRTWELTPYVAERLGTKDRNGLYVSVIEKGSPADKAGIKVGDIIRKVNGTPIRDVDEAYRALFGANVGDTISLTVERDGKLLTMSLALTELPE; translated from the coding sequence ATGTCGTCGCTTGAAGCGGCGCCGCGGGCCGCGAAACCCCGGGGCCGCTGGCCGATTTCCACGCTGGGCGCGGGAGTGCTCTTCGGCGCGCTCCTGCTCGCCGCGCTCGTGCTCGCGACGCAGCGGCCCAAGGACCGCGCCGCCGAGACGGACGGCAAGCCGCTGTACGGAGGGCCGGGGAACGAGGTGAACCTGGCCGCCGCGGCGGGCTCCGACTCGGTCGGCGCCGCGCCCGCCTCGCTCGACACCTCCCGGCGCACGGCGATCGTCGCGGCCGCCGAGAAGGTCGGCCCCTCCGTGGTCACGCTGAGCGTGGTCCAGACCCAGGTGGTCCAGACCTCCCCCATCCCCTTCGGCGACGATTTCTTCGAGCCCTTCTTCCGCGACATGATCCCGCAGTATCGCTACCGCGAGCAGATCCCCAGCATGGGCTCGGGCTTCATCATCTCGTCGAACGGCTACGTGCTCACGAACGAGCACGTCGTGCGCAACGCCGAGAAGATCACGGTGATCCTCCCCGACGGGCGCCGGTTCGAGGGCAAGGTGCTCGGAAGCCATCCGCAGTACGACCTCGCCGTGGTGAAGATCGAGGGGAAGGACCTGCCCGTCGCCAAGCTCGGGACCTCGAGCGATCTCATGGTGGGCGAGTGGGCGCTGGCCATCGGAAACCCGTTCGGGTTCCTGTTGAACGACACCCAGCCGACCGTGACCGCGGGGGTCGTGAGCGCGACGCATCGCGACATCAAGTCGCAGGCCTCGAGTGCCGGGATCTACAAGAACATGATCCAGACCGACGCGGCCATCAACCCGGGGAACTCGGGCGGCCCCCTCGTGAACGCCAAAGGCGAGGTCGTCGGCATCAACACCTTCATCTTCACGAAGAGCGGCGGCTCGGAGGGGATCGGCTTCGCCATCCCGATCGACGCCGCGAAGAAGGTGGTGGACGAGCTGCTCAAGTACGGCAAGGTGCGGAACGTCTGGATCGGCGTCCGGACCTGGGAGCTCACCCCCTACGTCGCCGAGCGGCTCGGGACCAAGGACCGGAACGGGCTCTACGTCTCGGTGATCGAGAAGGGGAGCCCCGCGGACAAGGCGGGCATCAAGGTGGGCGACATCATCCGCAAGGTGAACGGGACCCCGATCCGGGACGTGGACGAGGCCTACCGCGCGCTCTTCGGAGCCAACGTCGGCGACACCATCTCCCTCACCGTCGAGCGCGACGGCAAGCTCCTCACGATGAGCCTCGCGCTCACCGAGCTGCCCGAGTGA
- the purB gene encoding adenylosuccinate lyase has protein sequence MIARYSRPAMAGLFDDRARYATWLDVELAVTRALERRGEAPAGASARIAAAARIDPARIDELEATLRHDVIAFLTQVGETAGADARYLHLGMTSSDLVDTALALTLVRATDLLLPEVDALREETRRLALRHKDTVMVGRTHGIHAEPITFGLKALVWYEELGRARERLQRARATIAVGKLSGAVGTLAHLTPALEEEVLASLGLRPEPAATQVVQRDRHAELLQMLALLGASLEKIAMEIRHLQRTEVLEVEEPFREGQKGSSAMPHKRNPVNCERVCGLARILRANAHAATEDVALWHERDISHSSVERVILPDSFLLADFMTAQMREILAGLHVYPDRMRANLEATRGLVYSQRALLALTAAGLSREDAYALVQRHAMAAWKEPPGLLARLQADPAATKALDPEALARCFEPAHFLRHVNQIFDRVLGATVAAAR, from the coding sequence GTGATCGCGCGCTACAGCCGTCCCGCGATGGCGGGGCTCTTCGACGACCGGGCGCGCTACGCGACCTGGCTCGACGTCGAGCTGGCGGTGACGCGCGCGCTGGAGCGCCGCGGGGAAGCGCCCGCGGGCGCTTCGGCGCGGATCGCGGCGGCGGCGCGCATCGACCCCGCGCGGATCGACGAGCTGGAAGCCACGCTCCGCCACGACGTGATCGCCTTCCTGACGCAGGTGGGGGAGACCGCCGGCGCCGACGCGCGCTACCTGCACCTGGGGATGACCTCCTCCGATCTCGTGGACACCGCCCTCGCGCTCACGCTGGTGCGCGCGACCGACCTGCTCCTGCCCGAGGTGGACGCGCTCCGGGAGGAGACGCGCCGTCTCGCGCTCCGCCACAAGGACACGGTGATGGTGGGGCGCACGCACGGCATCCACGCCGAGCCGATCACGTTCGGGCTCAAGGCGCTCGTCTGGTACGAGGAGCTGGGGCGCGCGCGGGAACGGCTCCAGCGCGCGCGCGCGACCATCGCCGTGGGGAAGCTCTCCGGCGCGGTCGGCACGCTGGCCCACCTGACCCCCGCTCTCGAAGAGGAGGTGCTCGCCTCGCTGGGCCTCCGCCCCGAGCCGGCCGCCACCCAGGTCGTGCAGCGCGACCGCCACGCCGAATTGCTCCAGATGCTCGCCCTGCTCGGCGCGTCGCTCGAGAAGATCGCGATGGAGATCCGCCACCTGCAGCGCACCGAGGTGCTCGAGGTCGAGGAGCCCTTCCGCGAGGGGCAGAAGGGCTCGTCGGCGATGCCACACAAGCGGAACCCGGTGAACTGCGAGCGGGTGTGCGGCCTCGCGCGGATCCTGCGCGCGAACGCGCACGCGGCGACCGAGGACGTGGCGCTCTGGCACGAGCGGGACATCAGCCACTCCAGCGTGGAGCGCGTGATTCTCCCCGACTCCTTCCTGCTCGCCGACTTCATGACGGCGCAGATGCGGGAGATCCTGGCCGGTCTGCACGTCTACCCCGACCGCATGCGCGCGAACCTCGAGGCGACGCGTGGACTGGTCTACTCTCAGCGAGCGCTCCTCGCCCTGACCGCGGCGGGGCTCTCGCGCGAGGACGCCTACGCACTGGTGCAGCGCCACGCGATGGCGGCGTGGAAGGAGCCGCCCGGCCTCCTGGCGAGACTGCAGGCCGATCCGGCCGCCACGAAGGCGCTCGATCCCGAGGCGCTGGCCCGCTGCTTCGAACCGGCCCACTTCCTGCGACACGTAAACCAAATCTTCGATCGCGTTCTGGGAGCTACCGTTGCAGCGGCTCGCTGA
- the purL gene encoding phosphoribosylformylglycinamidine synthase subunit PurL: MQRLADAPTIPLREADPARRKALLEAEGLRLTADEAARMLELLGRDPTRVEATIFDTMWSEHCSYKSSRRVLQAHLPTKSPDVILGPGEDAGVVRFGAWKGVEYALVFAHESHNHPSQVVPVEGAATGIGGIVRDVNCMGAEVIGVMDALRFGDPEGPRASSVREIVRGVVDGIWQYANALGVPNLGGDVFFSPRFDENCLVNVVALGLVRADRIVRSRVPEAASREPYVFVLVGKPTDETGFGGASFASAILEENTEGQRGHVQVPDPFLKRVLFEANRAALDWLDAQGAAFGFKDLGAGGIACASSELAAAGGFGMDVDLDQIPTAPGDYPAEVIACSETQERFALVVPERLAGGLLRIYNEDYALPLVYHGARAAVAGRVRTDGRYRILRGGQPVAEAPVEVITAGIEHDRPRRPRHAEPPETPLPPVRDHGALFRSMIASPNVASRAPILRYYDTEVQARVVIRAGEADASVLAPVPGAPLGCALTVDGNPWYVAADPYWGTAHVVLEALRNLACVGARPVALTDCLNFGNPEDPEVFDEFVRSVRGLGDAARELAPGGPSGPPVAVVSGNVSFYNESATGRSIEPSPIVAALGVLEDYSVAVSSALRAHPGVLVLSGPRGTATGASQLRHLLTGETGGALPPLDFDLERRRLNAVREAVRRGLVRSCHDISEGGLAVAALEMALGGFASGGFGLQIPISALGDTPAEIRLYAEAPGFLMEASNDALGALLDLFAKQGVDATMIGRTLPEPKLRFMDGGTTLIEADLAELRDLYGGALRPYVEA, from the coding sequence TTGCAGCGGCTCGCTGACGCCCCGACGATCCCCCTCCGGGAGGCCGATCCGGCCCGCCGGAAGGCGCTGCTCGAGGCCGAAGGGCTGCGGCTCACGGCCGACGAGGCGGCGCGCATGCTCGAGCTGTTGGGACGCGACCCCACGCGCGTCGAGGCGACCATCTTCGACACGATGTGGAGCGAGCACTGCTCCTACAAGAGCAGCCGACGCGTGCTCCAGGCGCACCTTCCCACGAAGAGCCCCGACGTGATCCTGGGTCCGGGGGAGGACGCCGGCGTCGTGCGCTTCGGCGCCTGGAAGGGCGTCGAGTACGCGCTCGTGTTCGCGCACGAGAGCCACAACCATCCCTCCCAGGTCGTTCCGGTCGAGGGGGCCGCCACCGGCATCGGCGGCATCGTGCGCGACGTGAACTGCATGGGCGCCGAGGTGATCGGCGTCATGGACGCGCTCCGCTTCGGCGATCCCGAAGGTCCGCGCGCCTCCTCGGTGCGCGAGATCGTGCGCGGCGTCGTGGACGGGATCTGGCAGTACGCGAACGCCCTGGGCGTCCCCAACCTCGGCGGGGATGTCTTTTTCTCGCCGCGCTTCGACGAGAACTGTCTCGTGAACGTCGTGGCGCTGGGGCTGGTGCGCGCCGACCGGATCGTGCGGAGCCGCGTGCCGGAGGCGGCCTCGCGCGAGCCGTACGTCTTCGTGCTGGTGGGGAAGCCGACCGACGAGACCGGGTTCGGTGGCGCCTCCTTCGCCTCGGCCATCCTCGAGGAGAACACCGAAGGGCAGCGGGGCCACGTGCAGGTCCCCGACCCCTTCCTGAAGCGGGTGCTCTTCGAAGCCAACCGGGCCGCGCTCGACTGGCTGGACGCGCAGGGCGCGGCCTTCGGCTTCAAGGACCTCGGCGCCGGGGGGATCGCGTGCGCCTCGAGCGAGCTGGCCGCGGCCGGCGGGTTCGGGATGGACGTCGACCTGGACCAGATCCCCACGGCGCCCGGCGACTATCCGGCCGAAGTGATCGCCTGCTCCGAGACGCAGGAGCGCTTCGCGCTCGTGGTCCCGGAGCGGCTCGCCGGGGGACTCCTCCGGATCTACAACGAGGACTACGCGCTCCCGCTCGTCTATCACGGCGCGCGCGCCGCGGTGGCGGGACGGGTGCGCACCGACGGGCGCTACCGGATCCTGCGCGGCGGCCAGCCCGTGGCGGAGGCTCCGGTCGAGGTGATCACCGCGGGCATCGAGCACGACCGCCCGCGCCGTCCTCGCCACGCCGAGCCGCCCGAGACGCCGCTTCCGCCGGTGCGGGACCACGGCGCCCTCTTCCGCTCCATGATCGCGTCGCCGAACGTCGCCTCGCGCGCGCCGATCCTCCGCTATTACGACACCGAGGTGCAGGCGCGCGTCGTGATCCGCGCCGGCGAGGCCGACGCGTCGGTGCTCGCTCCGGTGCCCGGCGCGCCGCTCGGCTGCGCCCTCACCGTGGACGGCAATCCGTGGTACGTCGCGGCCGATCCCTACTGGGGGACGGCGCACGTCGTGCTGGAGGCGCTCCGGAATCTCGCCTGCGTCGGAGCGCGCCCCGTCGCGCTCACCGACTGTCTCAACTTCGGGAATCCCGAAGACCCCGAGGTCTTCGACGAGTTCGTGCGCAGCGTGCGCGGACTGGGCGACGCCGCGCGCGAGCTCGCGCCCGGGGGACCCTCGGGCCCGCCGGTGGCCGTGGTCTCGGGCAACGTCTCCTTCTACAACGAGTCGGCGACGGGGCGCTCCATCGAACCCTCGCCGATCGTGGCCGCGCTCGGCGTCCTGGAGGATTACAGCGTCGCCGTCTCGTCGGCCCTCCGCGCCCATCCGGGCGTGCTCGTGCTGAGCGGGCCGCGCGGCACGGCGACCGGCGCCTCGCAGCTCCGGCACCTCCTCACCGGCGAGACCGGCGGCGCGCTTCCCCCGCTCGATTTCGACCTCGAGCGGCGGCGGCTGAACGCCGTGCGCGAGGCGGTGCGGCGGGGGCTGGTCCGCTCCTGCCACGACATCTCCGAAGGCGGGCTGGCGGTCGCGGCGCTCGAGATGGCGCTCGGCGGCTTCGCTTCGGGCGGCTTCGGGCTCCAGATCCCGATCTCGGCGCTCGGCGACACGCCGGCCGAGATCCGGCTCTATGCCGAGGCGCCGGGATTCCTGATGGAGGCGTCGAACGACGCGCTGGGCGCGCTGCTCGATCTCTTCGCCAAGCAGGGGGTGGACGCGACGATGATCGGCCGCACGCTTCCCGAGCCGAAGCTCCGCTTCATGGACGGCGGCACGACCCTGATCGAGGCGGACCTCGCCGAGCTGCGCGATCTCTACGGCGGCGCGCTCCGCCCCTACGTGGAGGCGTGA
- the purQ gene encoding phosphoribosylformylglycinamidine synthase I, translated as MARAAVIQIPGVNCEYESARALERVGIEASILRFNEPASVLSEFDAYLLPGGFAFQDRIRAGAVAAKLPAVERIAAESERGKIVVGICNGAQVLVEAGLVPGIRPGRVELALAPNKAPRRQGYLCRWIWVRAEEGPGRDAFTAALEPGAVVPLPMAHGEGRFETADPDVRRAIESEGLALLRYVAPGGAPARGWPDDPNGAMLHAAGITNRGGNVLAFMPHPERANALKHVPLDLPGTWGEARRRAVGTWEALEGDGPGAFLFRSLAARLGAATPAGRSR; from the coding sequence ATGGCGCGCGCGGCGGTCATCCAGATTCCGGGCGTCAACTGCGAGTACGAGAGCGCTCGGGCCCTGGAGCGCGTCGGCATCGAAGCGTCGATCCTCCGCTTCAACGAGCCCGCGTCGGTGCTCTCCGAGTTCGACGCCTATCTCCTGCCGGGCGGCTTCGCGTTCCAGGACCGAATCCGCGCCGGGGCGGTCGCCGCCAAGCTCCCCGCCGTCGAGCGGATCGCGGCCGAATCGGAGCGGGGGAAGATCGTGGTCGGAATCTGCAACGGAGCGCAGGTGCTGGTCGAAGCGGGGCTCGTCCCCGGGATCCGTCCAGGCCGCGTGGAGCTCGCGCTCGCGCCCAACAAGGCGCCGCGGCGCCAGGGCTATCTCTGCCGCTGGATCTGGGTGCGGGCCGAAGAGGGTCCCGGGCGCGACGCCTTCACCGCCGCGCTCGAGCCCGGCGCGGTGGTGCCGCTCCCGATGGCGCACGGCGAAGGGCGCTTCGAGACCGCCGACCCCGACGTGCGCCGCGCGATCGAGTCGGAGGGGCTCGCCCTTCTTCGCTACGTCGCGCCCGGCGGCGCGCCCGCGCGCGGGTGGCCGGACGATCCCAACGGGGCGATGCTCCACGCCGCCGGCATCACCAACCGGGGCGGAAACGTGCTGGCGTTCATGCCGCACCCCGAGCGGGCAAACGCCCTGAAGCACGTCCCGCTCGACCTGCCCGGCACCTGGGGCGAGGCGAGGCGCCGCGCGGTGGGAACCTGGGAGGCGCTGGAAGGGGACGGCCCGGGAGCCTTCCTCTTCCGCTCCCTCGCCGCGCGGCTGGGCGCCGCCACGCCGGCGGGAAGGTCGCGATGA
- the purF gene encoding amidophosphoribosyltransferase, protein MDEAQDDRLREECGVFGIWGAENAARLAYAGLYALQHRGQESAGIVASDGKEFHAHRGLGLVSDVFAGGVLDRLTGHVAIGHNRYSTTGRNHPQNAQPLVVNYREGDLAIGHNGNLVNALALRREMEEQGSIFQTTSDTEVILHLIARSKATELERMIPEALARCQGAYSLVILAGETLVGVRDPRGFRPLCLGRRGTAHVLASETCALDIVGADFVREIDPGEMVVIDRDGVRSFRILAPEPQRACVFELIYFSRPDSVVFGVSVDSVRRKLGRRLAEEHPADADIVISVPDSSNSAALGFAEASGLPFELGLIRNHYVGRTFIAPEQITRSFGVNMKFNAVRRILDGKRVVVVDDSIVRGTTSRSLVMMLRAAGAKEVHFRVSSPPIGWSCYYGIDTPNRRELIASSHTIEEIRNYLHVDSLGYLSMEGLRSCVETPDAHCYACFNGDYSVRFGEEMDKLAMERPAVKNGGAKA, encoded by the coding sequence GTGGACGAAGCCCAGGACGACCGGCTGCGGGAGGAATGCGGCGTGTTCGGCATCTGGGGCGCGGAGAACGCGGCGCGCCTCGCCTACGCCGGACTCTACGCCCTCCAGCATCGCGGGCAGGAGAGCGCCGGGATCGTGGCCAGCGACGGAAAGGAGTTCCACGCCCACCGCGGCCTGGGCCTCGTCTCCGACGTCTTCGCCGGAGGCGTCCTCGACCGTCTGACGGGCCACGTCGCGATCGGACACAACCGCTACTCCACCACGGGCCGGAACCACCCCCAGAACGCCCAGCCGCTCGTCGTGAACTACCGCGAGGGGGACCTCGCGATCGGCCACAACGGGAATCTTGTGAACGCGCTCGCGCTGCGCCGCGAGATGGAAGAGCAGGGCTCCATCTTCCAGACCACCAGCGACACCGAGGTGATCCTCCACCTGATCGCGCGCTCCAAGGCGACGGAGCTGGAGCGGATGATCCCCGAGGCGCTGGCGCGCTGCCAGGGGGCCTACTCGCTCGTGATCCTCGCGGGCGAGACCCTCGTCGGCGTGCGCGATCCGCGCGGCTTCCGACCGCTCTGCCTGGGACGGCGCGGCACGGCGCACGTGCTCGCGAGCGAAACCTGCGCGCTCGACATCGTCGGCGCCGACTTCGTCCGCGAGATCGATCCGGGGGAGATGGTGGTCATCGACCGGGACGGGGTGCGCTCGTTCCGGATCCTCGCGCCCGAGCCGCAGCGCGCCTGCGTCTTCGAGCTGATCTACTTCTCCCGCCCCGACAGCGTCGTCTTCGGCGTGAGCGTGGACTCGGTGCGGCGCAAGCTGGGACGCCGCCTGGCCGAGGAGCATCCCGCTGACGCCGACATCGTCATCTCGGTGCCGGACTCCAGCAACTCCGCCGCCCTGGGATTCGCCGAGGCGTCGGGTCTCCCCTTCGAGCTGGGCCTGATCCGGAACCACTACGTCGGGCGCACCTTCATCGCCCCCGAGCAGATCACGCGCTCCTTCGGCGTGAACATGAAGTTCAACGCCGTGCGCCGCATCCTGGACGGCAAGCGCGTCGTGGTCGTGGACGACTCGATCGTGCGCGGCACGACCAGCCGGAGCCTCGTCATGATGCTCCGCGCCGCCGGCGCGAAGGAGGTCCACTTCCGGGTCTCCAGCCCGCCGATCGGCTGGTCCTGCTACTACGGCATCGACACGCCGAACCGCCGCGAGCTGATCGCCTCGTCGCACACGATTGAGGAGATCCGGAACTACCTGCACGTCGACTCCCTGGGCTATCTCTCCATGGAGGGGCTGCGCTCCTGCGTGGAGACGCCGGACGCGCACTGCTACGCCTGCTTCAACGGCGACTACTCGGTGCGGTTCGGCGAGGAGATGGACAAGTTGGCGATGGAACGCCCGGCTGTGAAGAACGGCGGCGCCAAGGCGTAA
- a CDS encoding ATPase, T2SS/T4P/T4SS family gives MTESKRKKVGEYLLEAGLITEDQLKEALRRQRQTKEPLGQILARAGFVDEGDVCRVLHQQLGLPIVDLQALAIDEAVIALVKEELAKRYTAIPVGKENQNTIRVAMADPLNVSAMEDIRFQSGYFVRPVLAPPTDILEAITRYYHLDDSVGEVLENIIRSDPGREVRELVEDAQEESLTANAAELAAGSPIVRLANWIIARAVELRASDIHIEPQDKGVGVRVRVDGLLQDLERMPKWTQGALISRIKILAALDIAEKRIPQDGRFRVESEGRRIDLRVSTLPTLHGEKIVIRIVDQERTALRLDTLGLTPQSLADIREFAGRPQGILIVTGPTGSGKTTLLYSILEQIHSVTKNIITAEDPIEHQVPGVNQVQVDEKSKKTFASVLRAMLRQDPDVMMVGEVRDAETAQIAFRASITGHLVLSTVHTNDAASAVTRLVDLGLAPYMVSSALIAVISMRLVRTLCPKCKDAYVPSADLLRSAGLSGSDARRLVLYRPAGCEACNGTGYRGRTGIYEILEMKESLRRLVTSGGTEAMIRAAAVEAGMVPIGQDGLSKALAGETTIDELRRVIYTPDESGRICGGCHATISSDFSFCPECGTRAELACGQCGKRVAPEWSYCTGCGHPRAGAVSDVEPGALDPSSFAP, from the coding sequence GTGACCGAGAGCAAGCGGAAGAAGGTGGGGGAGTACCTCCTCGAGGCGGGCCTCATCACGGAGGACCAGCTCAAGGAAGCGCTCCGCCGTCAGCGGCAGACGAAGGAGCCCCTGGGACAGATCCTGGCGCGCGCGGGCTTCGTCGACGAGGGAGACGTCTGTCGTGTCCTTCACCAGCAGCTCGGGCTTCCGATCGTGGACCTCCAGGCCCTCGCCATCGACGAGGCGGTGATCGCCCTGGTCAAGGAGGAGCTGGCCAAGCGCTACACCGCGATCCCGGTCGGCAAGGAGAATCAGAACACGATCCGGGTCGCGATGGCCGATCCGCTGAACGTCTCGGCCATGGAGGACATCCGCTTCCAGAGCGGCTACTTCGTGCGCCCGGTCCTGGCACCCCCCACGGACATCCTCGAAGCGATCACGCGCTACTACCATCTCGACGACTCGGTCGGGGAGGTGCTCGAGAACATCATCCGGAGCGACCCGGGGCGGGAAGTGCGCGAGCTGGTCGAGGACGCGCAGGAGGAGTCGCTGACGGCGAACGCGGCCGAGCTGGCTGCCGGCTCGCCGATCGTGCGCCTGGCGAACTGGATCATCGCCCGCGCGGTCGAGCTCCGCGCGAGCGACATCCACATCGAGCCGCAGGACAAGGGCGTGGGCGTGCGCGTGCGCGTGGACGGCCTGCTGCAAGACCTGGAGCGGATGCCGAAGTGGACGCAGGGAGCCCTGATCTCGCGCATCAAGATCCTCGCCGCCCTCGACATCGCCGAAAAGCGCATCCCGCAGGATGGCCGCTTCCGCGTGGAGTCGGAGGGACGCCGCATCGATCTCCGCGTCTCCACGCTTCCGACCCTGCACGGCGAAAAGATCGTGATCCGCATCGTCGACCAGGAGCGCACCGCGCTCCGGCTGGACACGCTGGGGCTGACGCCGCAGAGCCTGGCCGACATCCGGGAGTTCGCCGGAAGACCGCAGGGGATCCTGATCGTCACCGGGCCGACGGGAAGCGGCAAGACGACGCTCCTCTATTCCATCCTCGAGCAGATCCACTCGGTCACGAAGAACATCATCACGGCCGAGGACCCGATCGAGCACCAGGTCCCGGGCGTGAACCAGGTGCAGGTGGACGAGAAGAGCAAGAAGACCTTCGCCTCGGTGCTCCGCGCCATGCTGCGCCAGGACCCGGACGTCATGATGGTGGGCGAGGTGCGCGACGCCGAGACGGCGCAGATCGCGTTTCGCGCCTCGATCACGGGGCACCTGGTGCTCTCGACGGTGCACACCAACGATGCCGCCTCCGCCGTGACCCGTCTGGTCGACCTGGGGCTCGCCCCCTACATGGTCTCCTCGGCGCTGATCGCGGTGATCTCGATGCGCCTGGTGCGGACGCTCTGTCCCAAGTGCAAGGACGCCTACGTCCCCTCGGCCGACCTGCTGCGCTCGGCGGGCCTCTCCGGAAGCGACGCGCGGCGCCTGGTGCTCTATCGCCCCGCCGGGTGCGAGGCGTGCAACGGCACCGGCTATCGCGGGCGCACGGGCATCTACGAGATCCTCGAGATGAAGGAATCGCTCCGCCGGCTGGTCACCTCGGGCGGCACCGAGGCGATGATCCGCGCCGCCGCCGTCGAGGCGGGCATGGTGCCGATCGGACAGGACGGGCTCTCCAAGGCGCTCGCGGGGGAGACGACGATCGACGAGCTGCGCCGCGTGATCTACACGCCCGACGAGTCGGGACGCATCTGCGGCGGCTGTCACGCCACCATCTCGTCCGACTTCTCCTTCTGTCCGGAGTGCGGGACGCGCGCCGAGCTGGCGTGCGGGCAGTGCGGCAAGCGCGTCGCGCCCGAGTGGTCGTACTGCACGGGATGCGGGCACCCGCGGGCGGGCGCCGTCAGCGACGTCGAGCCCGGCGCGCTTGACCCATCCTCGTTCGCTCCCTAG